A single region of the Pieris rapae chromosome 19, ilPieRapa1.1, whole genome shotgun sequence genome encodes:
- the LOC110995289 gene encoding nucleoporin Ndc1, translating to MGDKNEIFSARLVKAVIWDIALQTFLATLLVFIIQIDVIHPLSWIASTFEDIISWKMLLNVILLGLVSFFQAYIYGKYYTSPVPKYFTRFSMFLNIFTTQNLVFTLLYALNGYFTLILYSSLAKSNFNVLKKMCENSDGQCLNEQSLFLQLGGMWIGLFYFLSAHIFNKTVLTFPHIYQDKFQQMKLVITNVVATGFQRSMKPVGYFCMFYYFWGNKPRSVVSDVYSIYLEDPPLDNIINMFGSGIWIGLWFYASLFFISVNAMRAVFNIVLTEPMVFSIESDKNLTLCSALAQKSQFTGFLGAQDFKILAMTDHSRRLQIFTLSQPGGHPRNWNGLLENSLIIIKEFSNQLEAINSDSNVNGIKDVSKRNLFNESPKSSPIGYSGSLRNMASYPQALDIKNIQENKEENTFVIAIKNEYNNFVQRLCQKPGIHYFFGELTDTKLKFILLQAQPVMWICEGLAHIVAYSLKEDKYGVVQNDLPIILSALINLKQNLEKLSKPGLIPRKQILNDSFAIRSKTAILSVVKRSIYKIVITFSKYIHEIPLDPDVQLAIQPFLVCKEP from the coding sequence ATGGGagacaaaaatgaaatattttcagcGAGACTCGTTAAGGCAGTTATATGGGATATCGCCCTGCAAACTTTTCTTGCTACGCTATTAGtgtttataattcaaattgaTGTAATACATCCTTTATCATGGATTGCATCAACATTCGAAGACATCATAAGCTGGAAGATGCTTCTCAACGTTATCCTTCTTGGATTAGTTTCATTCTTTCAAGCTTACATTTACGGTAAATACTACACAAGCCCCGTGCCAAAGTATTTTACAAGATTTTCAATGTTCCTAAATATCTTTACAACACAAAATCTTGTATTTACTCTGCTATATGCTTTAAATGGATATTTCACTCTGATTTTGTATTCATCTCTGGCTAAAAGTAActtcaatgttttaaaaaagatgTGTGAAAACAGTGATGGACAGTGTCTTAATGAGCAGAGTCTCTTTTTGCAACTGGGAGGAATGTGGATAGgactgttttattttcttagtgcacacatttttaataaaactgtgtTGACATTTCCACATATTTACCAAGACAAATTTCAGCAAATGAAACTGGTCATTACAAATGTAGTAGCAACAGGATTTCAGAGGTCTATGAAACCAGTTGGTTATTTCTGCatgttttactatttttgggGTAACAAACCAAGGAGTGTGGTATCAGATGTGTACAGTATTTACTTAGAAGATCCACcactagataatattattaacatgttTGGTTCTGGTATTTGGATTGGACTATGGTTTTATGCAAGTCTGTTCTTCATTTCTGTTAATGCTATGAGAGcagtatttaatatagttcTAACAGAACCAATGGTTTTTTCTATTGAATCAGATAAAAACTTGACCCTTTGTAGTGCACTGGCTCAGAAGTCACAATTCACTGGATTTCTTGGTGCACAAGACTTTAAAATTCTTGCCATGACAGATCATTCAAGAAGACTTCAGATATTTACCCTATCCCAGCCAGGTGGTCATCCTAGAAACTGGAATGGTCTCTTAGagaatagtttaattataataaaagaatttagCAATCAGTTAGAAGCTATTAATTCTGACAGCAATGTAAATGGGATAAAAGATGTGAGTAAACGGAACCTCTTTAATGAATCTCCAAAATCATCACCCATTGGATATTCAGGATCATTACGCAACATGGCTTCTTATCCTCAAGCATTGGATATAAAGaatattcaagaaaataaagaagaaaacacATTTGTTATTGCAATAAAGAAtgagtataataattttgtacagAGATTGTGCCAGAAACCAGGCATTCATTACTTCTTTGGGGAATTAACGGACACCaagttgaaatttattttgctgCAGGCACAGCCCGTCATGTGGATCTGTGAGGGTTTAGCTCATATAGTAGCCTATTCACTGAAAGAAGATAAATATGGAGTTGTGCAAAATGATCTACCAATAATTCTATctgctttaataaatttaaagcaaaACTTAGAAAAATTGTCTAAGCCTGGTCTCATACCAAGGAAACAGATTTTGAATGATAGCTTTGCCATACGATCAAAGACAGCTATTCTGTCCGTGGTGAAAAGaagcatttataaaattgtaataacatTTTCTAAATACATTCATGAAATACCACTAGACCCGGATGTTCAATTGGCAATTCAGccatttttagtttgtaaagAACCATAA
- the LOC110995287 gene encoding uncharacterized protein LOC110995287 isoform X1: MYTLIEILLGLGVLGTLVTVISACVCGCRNSNQKSELVGTAGVVKIHLDEEAPSPTPTTPASIKRASTQNSQRSLPEIPHPVGRHDSGDTASEIYATVNLDEANKVAATTSRDHPYEHAYAKLQNESHNITVEITTDESSEVEIQIDEREATPSAAESVPISASVAISGQLPSSQELPYITPPSPRPIPEPAVHFSGDSTDSAKGYTSISVREPLSNIRAQTIKPSQPHYATVSDDSDEMYAAIEEASVGEGSDTYAQIPDPRTRRTTTQAIVQQPPADNTHTHEVTVHARRSAPPEVGASTSHNTHSRQASMSSCSNSAGALGSPKPEKRQANSPLPPPPQAHDPKHHRINSASDLHFNHDKLRRSLNEKHQRNNSCVSSSDFYGCNYPVEKHRFSSGDLIRPLVAKELNFDIDQKEQADNLYNSIEGPNLSDYSSADANTSINSERATESPSRNVEEMYAKVMKKTKTKEDTKKVKDSNEEKLKFRGDDPGYETIDRNQSLHGYETISRKRKSQNQDPGYETVKEMHIGQNFTNNNLKQHLVSDSGPNSIISNDAGYELIAKTDNNASDSDPNYEVLRNNPPTPPYATISSNYKVQATYSTVNKRTGKYSSLPNNNEPSAEPNYESVTNDPIYTTGSESDPNYESVRPKEPNYESLRGKDPKYESVRSKNSRHDSVRSKNDPNYESVKYFELSKKEPPYEKVDMGENSGVERSDSAAGYERINISNNREPKSINNSDCTVSDYFQV; encoded by the exons ATGTATACTTTGATAGAAATCCTTTTGGGCCTTGGAGTGCTTGGCACTCTGGTGACAGTCATATCTGCATGTGTTTGTGGTTGCAGAAATTCCAATCAGAA aaGTGAGTTGGTTGGCACAGCGGGAGTGGTCAAAATTCATTTGGATGAGGAGGCTCCATCGCCAACGCCAACCACTCCAGCTTCTATTAAGCG agCCTCTACTCAAAATAGTCAACGAAGTTTACCAGAAATACCACATCCAGTTGGTAGACATGACAGTGGAGATACAGCTTCAGAAATTTATGCAACAGTTAATTTGGATGAGG CGAACAAGGTCGCTGCAACGACGTCAAGAGATCACCCATACGAGCACGCCTACGCCAAACTGCAAAATGAAAGCCATAACAT aactgtTGAAATAACGACGGACGAAAGTTCCGAAGTCGAGATTCAAATTGATGAGAGGGAAGCGACGCCGTCAGCTGCAG agTCTGTGCCAATTTCGGCATCCGTGGCCATAAGCGGACAATTGCCGTCGAGTCAGGAGCTGCCTTATATTACACCGCCTTCGCCGAGACCGATCCCCGAACCCGCAGTTCACTTCAGTGGGGATTCAACGGATTCTGCCA AGGGCTACACAAGTATATCAGTACGGGAACCACTGAGTAACATTCGTGCTCAAACCATCAAACCATCTCAACCCCACTATGCCACCGTATCTGATGATTCTG atgAAATGTACGCGGCAATAGAAGAAGCGAGCGTCGGCGAAGGTTCCGACACGTACGCGCAGATTCCGGACCCGCGAACACGAAGGACCACGACACAAGCGATTGTTCAACAACCACCCGCAGataacacacatacacacgaAGTTACTGTTCATGCAAG GAGAAGTGCGCCACCTGAAGTCGGTGCTTCAACATCTCATAACACACATTCCCGACaag CATCAATGTCGTCATGTTCGAACTCCGCGGGTGCGTTAGGATCTCCAAAGCCAGAGAAGCGTCAGGCGAACTCGCCTTTACCCCCACCGCCGCAAGCGCACGATCCCAAACATCACCGGATAAATAGTGcca GTGATCTCCACTTTAATCATGATAAACTCCGACGAAGTCTTAACGAAAAGCACCAACGAAACAACAGCTGTGTCAGTTCCTCGGACTTCTACGGCTGCAACTATCCCGTCGAAAAACATCGGTTTAGTTCCGGGGACTTGATAAGACCCCTCGTCGCGAAAGAATTGAATTTCGACATCGATCAAAAGGAACAAGCGGATAATCTGTACAATTCCATCGAAGGACCAAATCTGAGCGACTACTCTTCCGCCGACGCTAATACGAGTATAAACTCCGAGCGGGCCACGGAAAGCCCTTCCAGAAACGTCGAAGAAATGTACGCAAAGGTtatgaaaaaaactaaaacgaaAGAAGATACAAAGAAAGTCAAAGACTCCAATGAAGAGAAATTAAAGTTTCGCGGAGACGATCCCGGATACGAGACGATAGATCGAAATCAATCCCTTCACGGATACGAAACAATATCCAGGAAACGGAAGAGTCAGAACCAAGATCCCGGCTACGAGACAGTAAAAGAAATGCACATCGGACAAAACTTCACCAACAATAACCTCAAACAACACTTGGTGTCCGACAGTGGACCGAATAGCATCATCAGCAACGACGCCGGCTACGAGCTGATAGCCAAAACAGACAACAATGCCTCGGATTCCGATCCGAACTATGAAGTTTTACGAAATAACCCACCGACTCCGCCATACGCCACTATCAGCTCCAATTACAAAGTACAAGCGACGTACTCCACAGTGAACAAACGAACGGGCAAATACAGCAGTCTGCCGAACAATAACGAACCGAGTGCCGAGCCTAACTATGAGTCGGTGACGAATGATCCGATATATACGACTGGGAGCGAATCGGACCCCAACTACGAGTCAGTGAGGCCCAAAGAGCCGAATTACGAGTCTCTGAGGGGCAAAGACCCGAAATATGAATCGGTCCGATCGAAAAACTCCAGACACGACTCGGTCAGGTCCAAAAACGATCCTAACTACGAAAGTGTGAAGTATTTTGAGCTTTCGAAGAAAGAGCCGCCTTACGAGAAGGTCGATATGGGCGAGAATTCCGGCGTCGAAAGGTCCGATTCCGCTGCGGGTTACGAGAGGATAAATATATCGAACAATAGGGAACCGAAGAGTATTAACAATAGTGATTGCACCGTGAGTGATTACTTCCaagtttaa
- the LOC110995287 gene encoding uncharacterized protein LOC110995287 isoform X2 — MYTLIEILLGLGVLGTLVTVISACVCGCRNSNQKASTQNSQRSLPEIPHPVGRHDSGDTASEIYATVNLDEANKVAATTSRDHPYEHAYAKLQNESHNITVEITTDESSEVEIQIDEREATPSAAESVPISASVAISGQLPSSQELPYITPPSPRPIPEPAVHFSGDSTDSAKGYTSISVREPLSNIRAQTIKPSQPHYATVSDDSDEMYAAIEEASVGEGSDTYAQIPDPRTRRTTTQAIVQQPPADNTHTHEVTVHARRSAPPEVGASTSHNTHSRQASMSSCSNSAGALGSPKPEKRQANSPLPPPPQAHDPKHHRINSASDLHFNHDKLRRSLNEKHQRNNSCVSSSDFYGCNYPVEKHRFSSGDLIRPLVAKELNFDIDQKEQADNLYNSIEGPNLSDYSSADANTSINSERATESPSRNVEEMYAKVMKKTKTKEDTKKVKDSNEEKLKFRGDDPGYETIDRNQSLHGYETISRKRKSQNQDPGYETVKEMHIGQNFTNNNLKQHLVSDSGPNSIISNDAGYELIAKTDNNASDSDPNYEVLRNNPPTPPYATISSNYKVQATYSTVNKRTGKYSSLPNNNEPSAEPNYESVTNDPIYTTGSESDPNYESVRPKEPNYESLRGKDPKYESVRSKNSRHDSVRSKNDPNYESVKYFELSKKEPPYEKVDMGENSGVERSDSAAGYERINISNNREPKSINNSDCTVSDYFQV; from the exons ATGTATACTTTGATAGAAATCCTTTTGGGCCTTGGAGTGCTTGGCACTCTGGTGACAGTCATATCTGCATGTGTTTGTGGTTGCAGAAATTCCAATCAGAA agCCTCTACTCAAAATAGTCAACGAAGTTTACCAGAAATACCACATCCAGTTGGTAGACATGACAGTGGAGATACAGCTTCAGAAATTTATGCAACAGTTAATTTGGATGAGG CGAACAAGGTCGCTGCAACGACGTCAAGAGATCACCCATACGAGCACGCCTACGCCAAACTGCAAAATGAAAGCCATAACAT aactgtTGAAATAACGACGGACGAAAGTTCCGAAGTCGAGATTCAAATTGATGAGAGGGAAGCGACGCCGTCAGCTGCAG agTCTGTGCCAATTTCGGCATCCGTGGCCATAAGCGGACAATTGCCGTCGAGTCAGGAGCTGCCTTATATTACACCGCCTTCGCCGAGACCGATCCCCGAACCCGCAGTTCACTTCAGTGGGGATTCAACGGATTCTGCCA AGGGCTACACAAGTATATCAGTACGGGAACCACTGAGTAACATTCGTGCTCAAACCATCAAACCATCTCAACCCCACTATGCCACCGTATCTGATGATTCTG atgAAATGTACGCGGCAATAGAAGAAGCGAGCGTCGGCGAAGGTTCCGACACGTACGCGCAGATTCCGGACCCGCGAACACGAAGGACCACGACACAAGCGATTGTTCAACAACCACCCGCAGataacacacatacacacgaAGTTACTGTTCATGCAAG GAGAAGTGCGCCACCTGAAGTCGGTGCTTCAACATCTCATAACACACATTCCCGACaag CATCAATGTCGTCATGTTCGAACTCCGCGGGTGCGTTAGGATCTCCAAAGCCAGAGAAGCGTCAGGCGAACTCGCCTTTACCCCCACCGCCGCAAGCGCACGATCCCAAACATCACCGGATAAATAGTGcca GTGATCTCCACTTTAATCATGATAAACTCCGACGAAGTCTTAACGAAAAGCACCAACGAAACAACAGCTGTGTCAGTTCCTCGGACTTCTACGGCTGCAACTATCCCGTCGAAAAACATCGGTTTAGTTCCGGGGACTTGATAAGACCCCTCGTCGCGAAAGAATTGAATTTCGACATCGATCAAAAGGAACAAGCGGATAATCTGTACAATTCCATCGAAGGACCAAATCTGAGCGACTACTCTTCCGCCGACGCTAATACGAGTATAAACTCCGAGCGGGCCACGGAAAGCCCTTCCAGAAACGTCGAAGAAATGTACGCAAAGGTtatgaaaaaaactaaaacgaaAGAAGATACAAAGAAAGTCAAAGACTCCAATGAAGAGAAATTAAAGTTTCGCGGAGACGATCCCGGATACGAGACGATAGATCGAAATCAATCCCTTCACGGATACGAAACAATATCCAGGAAACGGAAGAGTCAGAACCAAGATCCCGGCTACGAGACAGTAAAAGAAATGCACATCGGACAAAACTTCACCAACAATAACCTCAAACAACACTTGGTGTCCGACAGTGGACCGAATAGCATCATCAGCAACGACGCCGGCTACGAGCTGATAGCCAAAACAGACAACAATGCCTCGGATTCCGATCCGAACTATGAAGTTTTACGAAATAACCCACCGACTCCGCCATACGCCACTATCAGCTCCAATTACAAAGTACAAGCGACGTACTCCACAGTGAACAAACGAACGGGCAAATACAGCAGTCTGCCGAACAATAACGAACCGAGTGCCGAGCCTAACTATGAGTCGGTGACGAATGATCCGATATATACGACTGGGAGCGAATCGGACCCCAACTACGAGTCAGTGAGGCCCAAAGAGCCGAATTACGAGTCTCTGAGGGGCAAAGACCCGAAATATGAATCGGTCCGATCGAAAAACTCCAGACACGACTCGGTCAGGTCCAAAAACGATCCTAACTACGAAAGTGTGAAGTATTTTGAGCTTTCGAAGAAAGAGCCGCCTTACGAGAAGGTCGATATGGGCGAGAATTCCGGCGTCGAAAGGTCCGATTCCGCTGCGGGTTACGAGAGGATAAATATATCGAACAATAGGGAACCGAAGAGTATTAACAATAGTGATTGCACCGTGAGTGATTACTTCCaagtttaa